In a genomic window of Salminus brasiliensis chromosome 12, fSalBra1.hap2, whole genome shotgun sequence:
- the trap1 gene encoding heat shock protein 75 kDa, mitochondrial, with translation MSRLLTLLKFSLGSSCKTNRRFFSYNQRAWSRIMTSTFSGANNTMHQQNCISPRRWSPIDHSVSLTYCLYSTHAETAEEPLHNIISDSENVQGSFSKHEFQAETKKLLDIVAKSLYSEKEVFIRELISNGSDALEKLRYKLIKGGAGDSPMEIHLQTDTAKGTLTIQDTGVGMNQEELVNNLGTIARSGSKAFQDALQSQVEASGSIIGQFGVGFYSAFMVADRVDVYSQSAEPGTPGYKWSSDGSGIFEIAVANGVRQGTKIVLYLKEECREFSSEDRIKEVATKYSNFVSFPIYLNGRRLNTLQALWMMDPKEISEWQHEEFYRYVAQAYDKPRYILHYCADAPLNIRSIFYVPETKPSMFDVSREMGSSVALYSRKVLIQTKATDILPKWLRFLRGVVDSEDIPLNLSRELLQESALIRKLRDVLQQRVIRFLLEQSKKESEKYARFFEDYGLFMREGIVTTAEQDVKEDIAKLLRFESSILPAGKQTSLMDYTSRMKAGTRNIYYLCAPNRHLAECSPYFEAMKQKDMEVLFCYEQFDELTLLHLKEFDKKKLISVETDIVVDHYKEEKFQDSKPESERLTVHQAEDLMAWMRNALGQKVTNIKVTPRLDTHPSMITVLEMGAARHFLRTQQLAGNVDERAQILQPTLEINIAHDLIKKLHMLKDSNPDLAQLLLEQIYENAMITAGLNDDPRPMISRLNDLLTKALEKH, from the exons ATGTCTCGGCTTCTGACATTACTAAAGTTTTCTCTTGGGAGTTCCTGTAAAACTAACAGGAGGTTTTTCTCCTATAACCAGAGGGCATGGAGCCGGATCATGACAAGCACATTCAGTGGAG ccAACAACACAATGCACCAGCAGAATTGCATTAGTCCTAGGCGCTGGAGCCCTATTGATCACAGTGTGAGTTTGACCTACTGTCTCTACAGTACTCATGCAGAAACAGCTGAAGAGCCCCTTCACAATATTATTAGTGACTCTGAGAATGTTCAAG GGTCTTTCTCCAAGCATGAGTTCCAGGCTGAGACAAAAAAGCTGTTGGACATTGTTGCCAAATCTTTGTACTCCGAGAAAGAG GTGTTCATTAGGGAACTCATTTCTAATGGGAGTGATGCCCTTGAGAAGTTACGGTATAAGCTTATTAAAGGAGGGGCAGGGGATTCACCTATGGAAATCCACCTACAGACTGACACAGCTAAAGGCACCCTGACCATTCAG GACACAGGTGTTGGGATGAATCAAGAGGAGCTTGTTAATAACCTGGGTACCATTGCTCGATCTGGCTCTAAG GCCTTCCAAGACGCTCTTCAGAGCCAAGTTGAGGCCAGCGGCTCAATCATTGGTCAGTTTGGAGTTGGCTTTTATTCTGCCTTCATGGTGGCAGACAGAGTAGATGTCTATTCTCAGAGTGCGGAACCAGGTACTCCCGGATACAAGTGGTCCTCAGATGG CTCAGGAATATTCGAGATTGCAGTGGCAAATGGGGTTAGACAGGGCACTAAGATAGTGTTGTACCTCAAAGAAGAATGCAGAGAGTTTTCTTCTGAGGACCGTATTAAAG AGGTTGCAACCAAGTACAGTAACTTTGTCAGTTTCCCTATCTACCTGAATGGTCGGCGACTTAACACTCTGCAG GCACTATGGATGATGGACCCCAAAGAGATCAGTGAATGGCAGCATGAAGAGTTTTATCGCTATGTGGCGCAGGCTTATGACAAACCTCGCTACATTCTTCACTATTGTGCTGATGCACCACTCAACATTCGCAGCATTTTCTATGTACCAGAGACT AAGCCATCCATGTTTGATGTTAGTAGGGAGATGGGATCCAGCGTGGCATTGTATAGCAGGAAGGTCCTTATCCAGACCAAGGCAACAGACATCCTGCCCAAGTGGCTGCGCTTCTTACGAG GTGTGGTGGACAGTGAGGACATCCCCTTGAATCTCAGTAGAGAGTTACTACAGGAAAGTGCACTCATCAG GAAACTGCGAGATGTGCTTCAACAACGGGTCATTCGTTTCCTGTTGGAACAGAGCAAGAAGGAGTCAGAGAAATATGCTCGTTTTTTTGAAGACTATGGACTTTTCATGAGAGAAGGCATCGTCACCACAGCCGAACAGGATGTTAAG GAGGATATAGCCAAGCTGTTACGCTTTGAGTCCTCCATTCTGCCTGCTGGTAAGCAGACCAGCCTCATGGACTACACATCTCGGATGAAAGCTGGCACAAGAAACATCTACTATCTGTGTGCTCCAAACCGCCATCTTGCTGAGTGCTCCCCATACTTTGAGGCTATGAAGCAGAAAGACATGGAG GTGTTATTTTGTTATGAGCAGTTTGATGAGTTAACTCTGCTCCATCTCAAAGAATTTGACAAGAAGAAGCTAATTTCTGTTGAAACAGATATTGTTGTTGACCACTATAAAGAGGAGAAATTTCAAGACAGCAAGCCAG AATCAGAAAGGTTGACTGTGCACCAAGCAGAGGATCTCATGGCCTGGATGAGGAACGCTCTTGGCCAGAAGGTCACCAATATCAAG GTGACCCCTCGCTTGGACACTCACCCATCCATGATCACAGTGCTGGAAATGGGAGCAGCACGACACTTCCTCCGCACACAACAGCTGGCTGGAAATGTGGATGAGAGGGCCCAGATTCTTCAACCAACCCTGGAGATTAACATTGC GCATGACCTTATCAAGAAGCTTCATATGCTGAAAGACTCGAATCCTGACCTTGCACAGCTGCTTCTTGAGCAG ATTTATGAAAATGCTATGATCACAGCCGGCCTGAATGATGACCCCCGCCCAATGATCTCTCGTTTAAATGATCTGCTGACCAAAGCCCTGGAGAAACACTGA